A DNA window from Trichosurus vulpecula isolate mTriVul1 chromosome 2, mTriVul1.pri, whole genome shotgun sequence contains the following coding sequences:
- the LOC118838484 gene encoding zinc finger protein 501-like: MLENAQNLLSLGLPVPREDILCYLDEKEAPWLLEQEGLRSCCPEGEIKMKETTAKLSISVEETHKQSFMSDSPCDFSGRQICTVFLRIHAGEKPYDCHHYEKDLSQESSLIYHQKIQTAEKLCACHECGEAFSEHSSFIIYQSTHGDRKLDECNQCGKAFKSTSELAVHQRIHTGEKPYECNPCGKAFRSSYSLAVHQRIHTGEKPYECNQCGKAFKRSSHLVVHQRIHTGEKPYDCNQCGKSFKRRSELAVHQRIHTGEKPYECHQCGKCFSCNPSLAVHQRIHTGEKPYECNPCGKTFRSSYTLAVHQRIHTGEKPYECNQCGKAFTQKSKLAIHQRIHTGEKPYECNQCGKAFTQSSKLARHQRVHTGEKPYDCNQCGKAFKSTSELAVHRRIHTGEKPYECNQCGNTFRFKSYLILHQRIHTGEEPYQCNLCGKAFCSSYSLAVHQRIHTGEKPYKCNQCGKAFTESSKLAKHHRIHTAEKP, from the exons atgctggagaatgccCAGAACCTGCTGTCCCTGG GTCTGCCAGTTCCCAGAGAAGATATCCTCTGTTATTTGGATGAAAAGGAAGCACCATGGCTGCTGGAACAAGAAGGCCTGAGAAGCtgctgtccag AAGGGGAGATTAAAATGAAAGAGACTACTGCGAAGCTAAGCATTTCTGTGGAAGAAACTCACAAGCAAAGCTTCATGAGTGATAGTCCCTGTGACTTCAGTGGGAGACAAATTTGCACTGTATTTCTTAGAATCCATgcaggagagaaaccttatgattgtcatcattatgAAAAAGACTTGAGTCAAGAGTCATCCCTTATATATCATCAAAAAATTCAAACAGCAGAGAAACTATGTGCATGTCATGAATGTGGTGAAGCTTTTAGTGAACACTCATCATTCATTATTTATCAGAGTACTCATGGTGACAGAAAACTtgatgaatgtaatcagtgtggaaaggcttttaaaagTACCTCTGAacttgctgtacatcagagaatccacactggagagaagccttatgaatgtaatccatgtggaaaggctttccgtTCCAGCTACAgtcttgctgtacatcagagaatccacactggagagaaaccttatgaatgtaatcaatgtggtaAGGCTTTTAAAAGAAGCTCTCATCTTGTTgttcatcagagaatccacactggagagaaaccttatgattgtaatcagtgtggaaagtcTTTTAAAAGACGCTCTGAACtggctgtacatcagagaatccacactggagagaaaccttatgaatgtcatcAATGTGGAAAGTGTTTCAGTTGCAACCCCAgtcttgctgtacatcagagaatccacactggtgagaaaccttatgaatgtaatccatgtggaaaGACTTTCCGTTCCAGTTACActcttgctgtacatcagagaatccatactggtgagaaaccttatgaatgtaatcagtgtggaaaagctttcactCAGAAGTCCAAACTTGctatacatcagagaatccacactggagagaaaccttatgaatgtaatcagtgtggaaaagctttcacacAGAGTTCCAAGCTTGCTAGACATCAGAGAGTCcacactggtgagaaaccttatgactgtaatcaatgtggaaaggcttttaaaagTACCTCTGAACTTGCTGTTCATCGGAGAATCcacactggtgagaaaccttatgaatgcaatcaatGTGGAAATACATTCAGATTTAAAAGCTATCTTAttctacatcagagaatccacactggagaggaACCTTATCAATGTAACTTGTGTGGAAAAGCTTTCTGTTCCAGCTACAgtcttgctgtacatcagagaatccacactggagagaaaccttataaatgtaatcaatgtggaaaggctttcacagagAGTTCCAAGCTTGCTAAACATCACAGAATCCACACTGCTGAGAAACCTTAG